From the Temnothorax longispinosus isolate EJ_2023e chromosome 6, Tlon_JGU_v1, whole genome shotgun sequence genome, one window contains:
- the LOC139814866 gene encoding uncharacterized protein, whose product MNPSTETPVLGLVWDKGEDTLKISGHCLQPRIPEVVTKRKILAATQKVFDPIGIVCPVLLCPKLILQALWTKKTNWDETVDEETGAAFVKWLRDLEFLREVRIPRWAFGGTNDFLSLHLFVDASQAAYVAVIFVRVVCSQGIKVHLVQAKSRLAPLGKPTIPRLELMGAVIGARLLCSTIKYLNRPEVKVYCWTDSSTVLAWIKRESQWATFVWRRVQEIRQLTKPDDWRHVPGDLNPADLLSRGCSARELIKTKWWLGPQWLSRPEEEWPLSDAKIDEDAVRSEMKKGTVRSKVVQISSVLVANATGHESRASGKMVIPDTSYEGILRRLAWIMRFVANC is encoded by the coding sequence ATGAATCCCTCGACAGAAACTCCAGTTTTAGGCCTTGTCTGGGATAAAGGTGAGGACACATTGAAGATTTCCGGCCATTGTTTACAGCCAAGGATCCCCGAGGTAGTCACAAAAAGGAAGATTTTGGCAGCCACACAGAAGGTATTCGACCCAATTGGCATTGTTTGCCCGGTGCTCTTGTGCCCGAAGCTGATTCTGCAGGCATTGTGGACTAAGAAGACAAATTGGGACGAGACGGTCGATGAGGAGACGGGCGCAGCATTTGTCAAGTGGCTTCGAGACTTAGAGTTTCTTCGTGAAGTTAGAATTCCGCGATGGGCTTTTGGAGGAACTAATGATTTTTTGTCACTCCATTTGTTTGTAGATGCCAGTCAAGCCGCCTATGTCGCAGTAATTTTCGTAAGAGTTGTCTGCAGCCAGGGGATTAAAGTTCACTTAGTTCAGGCCAAATCTAGACTCGCACCCCTAGGAAAGCCAACGATCCCACGCCTGGAATTGATGGGTGCTGTTATTGGAGCTCGATTACTGTGTAGCACCATCAAGTATTTGAATCGTCCTGAGGTCAAGGTATACTGTTGGACTGATTCTTCCACGGTGCTTGCATGGATCAAGAGAGAGAGTCAATGGGCGACGTTTGTCTGGCGACGAGTGCAAGAAATTAGGCAATTGACAAAACCTGATGATTGGCGTCATGTTCCTGGAGATTTAAACCCTGCTGATCTTCTGTCCAGAGGATGTTCTGCCAGGGAACTAATCAAGACTAAATGGTGGCTAGGACCACAATGGCTCTCGCGCCCTGAAGAAGAGTGGCCCCTATCCGACGCTAAGATAGATGAAGATGCTGTTCGAAGCGAGATGAAGAAAGGAACGGTGAGATCAAAGGTTGTACAAATCTCGTCCGTGCTAGTCGCCAATGCAACGGGGCATGAGTCTAGGGCAAGTGGAAAAATGGTGATTCCGGATACTTCTTATGAGGGAATTCTACGGCGACTCGCCTGGATAATGAGGTTTGTTGCAAATTGTTGA
- the LOC139814867 gene encoding uncharacterized protein codes for MDNCKKLRKTARAAFTRTYNWLSTNISRDAAIEDIQAQFALLKDKASEIEDLNDKLQQLLLDQEEMTDQDLEEESATCDEYRLKYYRIKTQVTNLMQPTPPIANDGEAVQPRNRRDNEQAIQDKRFKLPKIELQKFSGELHEWLQFWSLFKNIHEDQQITKEDKFQYLVQAMVKDSRASDLVNSYPPIAENYDKVIDSLKSRFGKSDLLIELYVRELLKLVLNNTTKSGKKPSVGNLFDKLETQLRALESLGVTTEMCAAMLYPLVESSLPEETLRVWQRSPASSGATVAKDRLTNLMSFLAKEVQAEQRIEMVVSGFGITSEAKVKDRNKRTKQEASETPTAAGLLTVNETIDSKCIFCDERHNCVNCEKAKKLSLAERQEIVKEKRACFCCAKIGHNLKSCRYKGKCAWCGHRHILLLCRSVASNTSSSGSKTKTDTQQKDVVENLSNLSLGPEVFMQTLMVKVYNDNQEQLIRAVVDSGSHHSYISADVAAKMQFKETGNRTMIHSLFGGVSTQPLDHKRYLVCLRSLDGGYACNFNAFEQNKICVNIPRVTGGFWIKELSKKSINLTDANHDEVPISLLIGADVAGKLLTGRIVQLDNGVTAVDTKFGWTIMGKNPSHVCQHNDSVAIAFSMYVDEAKIEDLWNLDVLGIQDPIQKSTKEQHQAQRLKRLSTLYNHKRARTL; via the coding sequence ATGGATAACTGCAAGAAGTTAAGGAAAACCGCGCGTGCGGCATTCACAAGGACATACAACTGGCTCTCAACGAATATAAGTAGAGACGCAGCAATCGAGGATATACAAGCACAGTTTGCGTTGTTAAAAGATAAAGCCAGTGAAATCGAGGATCTCAACGATAAGTTGCAACAGTTACTACTCGATCAAGAAGAAATGACGGATCAGGACCTCGAAGAAGAATCCGCGACATGCGATGAATATCGTCTCAAGTATTATCGCATCAAGACACAAGTTACGAATCTGATGCAACCGACGCCCCCAATTGCAAATGACGGCGAGGCTGTTCAACCAAGGAACAGACGTGACAACGAACAAGCCATCCAAGATAAACGATTCAAGCTACCGAAGATCGAGTTACAGAAATTCAGCGGAGAGTTACACGAGTGGCTGCAATTTTGGAGtctctttaaaaatatccACGAAGATCAACAGATTACCAAGGAAGATAAATTCCAATATTTAGTTCAGGCTATGGTAAAGGATTCTAGAGCTAGTGATCTCGTGAATAGTTATCCACCGATCGCGGAAAATTATGACAAAGTCATAGACAGTTTAAAATCAAGATTCGGTAAAAGCGATTTGTTAATTGAGCTATACGTGCGCGAGCTGCTCAAGTTGGTGTTGAACAACACCACTAAGTCGGGAAAGAAGCCATCCGTCGGTAACCTGTTCGATAAGCTCGAAACGCAGTTGAGAGCGCTCGAGTCGCTTGGTGTCACTACTGAAATGTGTGCGGCCATGTTGTATCCTCTAGTGGAATCTTCGCTGCCGGAGGAGACATTGAGAGTTTGGCAACGATCACCGGCGTCGTCTGGCGCTACCGTCGCAAAGGACAGGCTCACTAACCTCATGTCGTTTTTGGCGAAAGAGGTTCAGGCAGAACAAAGAATTGAAATGGTTGTTAGTGGTTTCGGCATCACCTCAGAGGCAAAGGTGAAGGATAGGAATAAGAGAACGAAACAGGAAGCGTCGGAAACACCAACGGCGGCAGGACTTTTAACAGTAAATGAAACGATCGACTCTAAATGCATTTTTTGTGACGAACGGCATAACTGTGTGAATTGTGAAAAGGCTAAGAAACTATCTCTGGCAGAGAGGCAGGAGATTGTTAAAGAAAAGAGAGCCTGCTTTTGTTGTGCCAAAATCGGACATAACCTCAAGAGTTGTCGTTATAAGGGTAAGTGTGCGTGGTGTGGTCACAGGCATATTCTGTTGTTGTGTCGTAGTGTGGCCTCTAATACGTCGAGCTCCGGAAGTAAAACGAAGACGGACACTCAACAAAAGGATGTCGTGGAGAATCTGTCCAATCTGTCATTGGGCCCGGAAGTTTTTATGCAGACACTTATGGTTAAAGTATACAACGACAATCAGGAACAGTTAATTCGGGCGGTCGTTGACTCTGGGTCACATCATTCGTATATCTCAGCTGACGTGGCTGCGAAGATGCAATTCAAGGAAACAGGTAATCGCACGATGATTCATTCGCTGTTTGGAGGCGTGAGTACTCAACCTCTGGATCACAAACGCTACCTCGTTTGTTTACGTAGTCTTGACGGTGGCTATGCATGCAATTTCAACGCATTCGAgcagaataaaatatgtgtcAATATTCCCAGGGTGACCGGAGGTTTTTGGATCAAGGAACTAagtaaaaaatctattaatcTCACAGATGCTAACCACGATGAAGTACCGATTTCCCTCTTGATAGGAGCCGATGTTGCTGGCAAGCTTCTAACCGGTCGAATAGTTCAACTTGATAATGGAGTAACGGCTGTTGATACCAAGTTTGGATGGACAATAATGGGCAAAAATCCATCGCACGTTTGTCAGCACAACGACAGTGTGGCGATCGCTTTTTCTATGTATGTGGACGAGGCGAAGATCGAAGACCTGTGGAATTTGGACGTTTTGGGAATACAAGATCCAATCCAAAAATCTACGAAGGAACAGCATCAAGCGCAACGTCTTAAAAGGCTTTCGACACTCTACAATCATAAACGAGCAAGGACGTTATGA